From one Lotus japonicus ecotype B-129 chromosome 3, LjGifu_v1.2 genomic stretch:
- the LOC130749805 gene encoding pectinesterase inhibitor 2-like — MKKTHTMANTFSYVLSSLVLAFILFVASSDATNKIVDISEICKTTVTPSFCSALLNSSPGGKDLVSLTQYIIDVDRANVTNTITLLKSLIQKSKDPKLAAHYKDCLDIYGEEGALGDVDDTQRSFNMKDYLGVNIHASALFDRGEDCISGEFPGQPGVHDPSLLPKYAFVVKQVTSIILVLSNDLRGA, encoded by the coding sequence ATGAAAAAAACCCATACAATGGCTAACACCTTCTCATATGTCCTCTCATCCCTTGTACTAGCTTTTATTCTATTTGTTGCATCTTCCGATGCAACCAACAAAATAGTGGATATCAGTGAGATTTGCAAAACAACTGTAACTCCTTCATTTTGTTCAGCCCTTTTAAACTCCAGCCCAGGTGGAAAAGACCTTGTTAGTCTTACCCAATATATAATTGACGTGGATCGTGCCAATGTGACCAACACAATCACTCTACTCAAATCTTTGATCCAAAAAAGTAAAGATCCAAAGCTAGCAGCCCATTACAAAGATTGCTTGGACATTTATGGGGAAGAAGGTGCTCTTGGCGATGTTGATGACACTCAACGGTCTTTCAATATGAAAGATTATCTTGGTGTGAACATCCACGCAAGTGCTCTCTTTGATCGAGGTGAAGATTGTATTTCAGGGGAGTTTCCGGGACAACCCGGTGTTCATGATCCCTCATTACTTCCAAAATATGCTTTTGTTGTTAAGCAGGTTACTTCAATTATTCTTGTCTTATCAAATGACTTGAGAGGTGCTTGA